The DNA window TGGCGGAGGGCCTGCGCCGGGCCGGGGCGGAGGTGGTCGATGTGGGTCTGGTTCCCACGCCGGGGCTCTATTACGCCATCCACCATTTCGCCGCGGACGGCGGTCTGATGCTGACCGGCAGCCACAATCCCCCGGATTACAACGGCATCAAGATGACTCTGGACGGGCATCCGGTCTACGGGGCGGAGATCACACGCCTGCGGGATCTGCTCGCCGAGGGGGTGCAGCAGGATCGTTCCGGCGGCTCGGTGCGGCGGGAAGAGGTGTTGGAAAGCTATTTGCAGCGGCTGACGCGGGATTTTCGTCCGGGCCGTGCCTTGAAGGTCATCCTGGACTGCGGCAACGGGGCTACGGGCGTGGTGGCCCCGGCTTTGTTGAAACGGTTGCCGGGGGTGGAAGGCGAGGTTCTCTTCGCCGAAGTCGACGGCACTTTTCCCAATCACCACCCCGATCCGACGGTAGCGGAAAATCTGCACGATCTGAAAGCGCGCATGAAGGAGACGGGAGCGGAGCTGGGCATCGCGTTCGACGGGGACGGGGATCGCATCGGCGCGGTGGATGCCGAAGGGCGTATCATCTGGGGGGATCGCATGCTGGTGCTGTTCGCCCGTGATCTGCTGACCCGGCAGCCGGGGGCCACGGTTCTGGGGGATGTGAAGTGTTCCCAGGTGCTTTTCGACGCCGTGGCGGCGGCCGGGGGCAAGCCCCTGATGTGGAAGACGGGCCACTCCCTGATCAAGGCCAAGATGAAGGAGACCAAAGCGCCGCTGGGTGGGGAGATGAGCGGGCACCTCTTTTTCGCGGATCGCTATCTGGGTTACGACGACGCCCTTTACGCCGCCGTGCGCCTGATGGAGCTGGCGGTCGCCGCGCCGGAGCCGTTACCGCAGCGTTTGAACGACCTGCCGCCGGTCTGCTCCACCCCGGAGATGCGCCTCTTCTGTGAGGACGAACGCAAGTTCGGGGTCATGGAGCGGGTGCTGCAGCGGCAGAAGGCCTCCGGGCAAGAGTTTTCCGACGTGGACGGGGTGCGGGTGAAGCTGCCGGGCGGCTGGTGGCTGTTGCGGGTGTCCAACACCCAGCCGGCGCTGGTGGCCCGTGCGGAAGCGGTCAGCCGGGAGCGGCTGGATGAGATCGTGGCCCTGGTTTCGGCGCAGTTGGCCGAGGAAGGGGTTGCCTTCCCCGCCTGGGAGCCCGCATGAAACCGAAGAAGGAGCTGTTGACGGCGGCGGAGATGTCGGTGAACCTGGCGGGCATTCCGCTGGCCACACCGGTGGTGCTGCTTTCCGGCTGTGTCGCTTTCGGAGAGGATCTGTTTCACATCAAGGGGTTTCCCTGGTCGGCGGTGGGGGCCATCTGTCTGAAGGGCACCACCCTGGAGCCTCGGGCGGGTAATGCGCCCCATCGGGTGGCGGAAACGCCTTCCGGGCTGCTCAACGCCATCGGCTTGCAAAATCCGGGGGCGCGGGCGGTGGTCGAGACCATTCTGCCGCGTCTGACCGGGAGGCTCGCGCCCTGGCCGGTGCAGCTCATCGCCAACATCGCCGGATCCACGGTGGAAGAGTACGGCGAGGTGGCCCGCATCTTCGACGACAGCCCCGTGGCGGGTATCGAGATCAACATCTCCTGTCCCAACGTCAAGAAGGGCGGCGCGGCTTTCGGCGCCGATCCGGAGGTGGCGGCGCGGGTGGTGGCGGAGGTGCGCAAGGCCACTTCCAAACCGCTGTTCACCAAGCTCTCCCCCAACGTGACCGACATTCGCCTGATGGCGCGGGTGGCCATGGAGGCCGGCAGCGACGGACTGTCGGTGATCAACACCCTGATGGGCATGGCCATCGATATCCGCAATCGGCAAGCGATTCTGGGCAATGTCCAGGGGGGCTTGTCCGGCCCGGCCATCAAACCGATCGCTTTGTTGAAGGTCTGGCAGGTCTGGCAGGAGCTGCGGGAGAAAAAGGTGCCGATCATCGGGCAGGGAGGCATCGCTTCGGCCCGGGACGGCATCGAATTTTTTCTGGCGGGGGCCAGCGCCATCGGATTGGGTACGGCGCTCTTTCGTCAGCCGCTGCTTCCGGGCAAAGTGGTGAGCGGGATGCGTCGCTATCTGGAGGAGGAGGGCGTCTCGCGGGTGAGCGATTTGACCGGCACTCTGGGAGTGGGGGGGGCATGACACAGTCTTCGCTGCTGCGAGTCGTTCTGGCCCAGCCACGCGGTTTCTGCGCCGGGGTGGATCGGGCCATCGCCATCGTGGAGAAGGCCCTGGAGACGTTCGGACCGCCCATCTACGTGCGTCACGAAATCGTGCATAATCGCTGGGTGGTGGAGGATCTGCGCCGCAAGGGGGCCATTTTCGTTCAGGAGCTGGAGGCGGTGCCCAAGGGGGCGGTGGTGATCTTTTCCGCCCACGGGGTCTCCAAGGCGGTGGAGGAAGAGGGCCGGGGGCGGGGTCTGAAGGTATTGGATGCCACCTGTCCCCTGGTGGAAAAGGTGCATCGCGAGGCGCAACGCATGGACCGGGAGGGGCGGCAGGTGATCCTGATCGGCCATCAGCGCCATCCCGAGGTGGAAGGCACCATGGGGCAGTTGCCGGCGGGAAAGATGAAGGTGATCTCCCGAGCGGAAGAGATCGCGCGGTTGGACATTCAGGAGGATCGCCCCGTCGGTTTCATCACCCAGACCACCTTGTCGGTGGATGAGACGGCGGAGGTGGTGGCCGGCCTGAAAGAGCGTTTCCCGTCGATTCGGGAGCCGGCCCGGGAGGATATCTGCTACGCCACGCAGAATCGCCAGAACGCGGTCAAGGAGCTGGCGCGCGTCTGTGATTGCGTTCTGGTTCTGGGGGCGCCCAACAGCAGCAATTCCAACCGGCTGCGCGAGGTGGCCGAGCGCATGGGGGCTCGGGCCTATTTGATCGAGTCGGCCCGTGACGTGCAACAGGAGTGGCTGGAAGGGGTTGCGGTTCTGGGAGTGACTGCGGGAGCCTCCGCCCCGGAGATTCTGGTGGATGACTTGCTGGCGTGGTTGGGAGTTCCCCCGGAGCGGGTGGAGTGTCTCTCCGTCAGCGAGGAGAAGATGTTCTTTCCACTTCCCAAAGGATTGCAGGGTTGAATCCTTTGGCTTTCAATATGTTATCCTTTAAGTATCAAAAAAAGGAAATGTTCTGTCCGTTGACGTGTCATATCTGTTCAGCCTCCCTTTCCCAGAGGGAGGGGATATTTTATTCAGCTCCCAACTGGCTGGAACCTGGTTTTGGACGAGGCAATGGGTAGTTTTAACTTTTCTATTATCTTTGAGCCCAAGGCAAAATCCCTCCAGAACAGTCACGAGGAATTTGCACAAATGACCATTAAAAAGTCAAAAGAATAGAACACTTTCATTTTTTACTTTCTAAAAGACAAAATATTAAAAGTCAAAATAGCAGAAGTGTTGCATCGCCCTCGTACCTCAGGAGTATCCCATGTCTTTGGCCTCCTCTTCCCGGAACATCTCAGCCCTTCTCGGGAACATGCGCATTCGCTGGCGACTGGCGCTGCTGGTCATTCTCTCCCTGTTGTCCATGGCGATTATCAGCCTGCTTCTGCTGCGCTCGCTTCATACCCAACTGATGGTGGGTCGGGAGGACAAGGTTCACGATCTGGTGGAATCGACCGCCGGCATTCTGAGCCACTTCCACAAACAGGCCGTTCGGGGTGAGATCAGTGCGGAAGAGGCCAAGAGCCGGGCTTTGGCGGTCATCCGGGAGTTGCGTTTCGACAAGGACAAC is part of the Magnetococcales bacterium genome and encodes:
- the ispH gene encoding 4-hydroxy-3-methylbut-2-enyl diphosphate reductase → MRVVLAQPRGFCAGVDRAIAIVEKALETFGPPIYVRHEIVHNRWVVEDLRRKGAIFVQELEAVPKGAVVIFSAHGVSKAVEEEGRGRGLKVLDATCPLVEKVHREAQRMDREGRQVILIGHQRHPEVEGTMGQLPAGKMKVISRAEEIARLDIQEDRPVGFITQTTLSVDETAEVVAGLKERFPSIREPAREDICYATQNRQNAVKELARVCDCVLVLGAPNSSNSNRLREVAERMGARAYLIESARDVQQEWLEGVAVLGVTAGASAPEILVDDLLAWLGVPPERVECLSVSEEKMFFPLPKGLQG
- a CDS encoding phosphomannomutase/phosphoglucomutase; amino-acid sequence: MKANPLIFREYDIRGVVGKDLTEELVLELGRVFVHHALGKLGVADRPLRLALGRDGRVSSPSLAAAMAEGLRRAGAEVVDVGLVPTPGLYYAIHHFAADGGLMLTGSHNPPDYNGIKMTLDGHPVYGAEITRLRDLLAEGVQQDRSGGSVRREEVLESYLQRLTRDFRPGRALKVILDCGNGATGVVAPALLKRLPGVEGEVLFAEVDGTFPNHHPDPTVAENLHDLKARMKETGAELGIAFDGDGDRIGAVDAEGRIIWGDRMLVLFARDLLTRQPGATVLGDVKCSQVLFDAVAAAGGKPLMWKTGHSLIKAKMKETKAPLGGEMSGHLFFADRYLGYDDALYAAVRLMELAVAAPEPLPQRLNDLPPVCSTPEMRLFCEDERKFGVMERVLQRQKASGQEFSDVDGVRVKLPGGWWLLRVSNTQPALVARAEAVSRERLDEIVALVSAQLAEEGVAFPAWEPA
- a CDS encoding dihydroorotate dehydrogenase, whose translation is MSVNLAGIPLATPVVLLSGCVAFGEDLFHIKGFPWSAVGAICLKGTTLEPRAGNAPHRVAETPSGLLNAIGLQNPGARAVVETILPRLTGRLAPWPVQLIANIAGSTVEEYGEVARIFDDSPVAGIEINISCPNVKKGGAAFGADPEVAARVVAEVRKATSKPLFTKLSPNVTDIRLMARVAMEAGSDGLSVINTLMGMAIDIRNRQAILGNVQGGLSGPAIKPIALLKVWQVWQELREKKVPIIGQGGIASARDGIEFFLAGASAIGLGTALFRQPLLPGKVVSGMRRYLEEEGVSRVSDLTGTLGVGGA